A single genomic interval of Vibrio maritimus harbors:
- a CDS encoding SgrR family transcriptional regulator: MKDERALQYYERLLSLGSKNLDTERSVSNNEYHLPLADVAEVLFTTARHARTVLQALQQRGWLIWNPKVGRNQRSHLTLHFDAKTLRQQLGKELIEQGQYESAFSLLHGDQQQFSQLLQQTSGTMVREGQLHIQLTYQRAFQPILPHKPLRNSERFLVRQIYSCLTACDHEGNVSPQLAHHWTVNENHTEWRFYLRPRLEFHSGLALTPEVVAELFSKLKSLPEYDSELAHLKAVKFGHQTVTFELDRPDCSFDALVSDLRYSIQPPKQLEGLGGRVVDGCGAFRVIEHSDERLRLAANDRFFDLPALTDTVTIWQLDKTPNERIELEYSEPESGSAKRENLNIQAHTQTRIENGCLYLLLNANGSPHSLSNLQRAYLCSVLSPYSILENPDLNPLSRASIPAHNILPSWTKITRRVAERVVLPETLSIAVYDHQVILDCANGIKAQLALLGVECQINVYTLETLHNKANEGKLTEDITIASFIVDDNLPISVYRWMCSDAILRQGLGAPCLEWLDTQLNEIREQQYADYYLKELESVATNLLIENRLLPLFHHRQTLRWGSVLQGVKITDWSWPDFRNVWTDESIDTETK, encoded by the coding sequence ATGAAAGACGAGCGAGCGCTGCAATACTACGAGAGACTGTTGAGTCTTGGTTCGAAAAATCTCGATACTGAACGTTCAGTTTCGAACAATGAATACCACCTGCCTTTGGCTGATGTCGCCGAGGTTTTGTTTACAACAGCACGGCACGCCAGAACTGTTCTGCAAGCGCTTCAGCAGCGAGGTTGGTTAATTTGGAACCCTAAAGTTGGTAGAAACCAACGTTCGCACCTGACGTTGCATTTTGATGCTAAAACCCTGCGTCAGCAGTTGGGTAAAGAGCTGATTGAACAGGGGCAATATGAATCTGCATTTTCACTGTTGCATGGCGATCAACAACAGTTTTCGCAATTGCTGCAACAAACGTCCGGAACCATGGTTCGAGAAGGACAGCTTCATATTCAGCTCACCTACCAACGTGCTTTCCAGCCTATCTTGCCACACAAGCCACTCAGAAATAGCGAGCGGTTTTTGGTTCGCCAGATCTATTCGTGTCTGACGGCGTGCGATCATGAAGGAAACGTATCACCACAGCTTGCTCATCATTGGACGGTTAATGAAAACCATACGGAGTGGCGCTTCTACTTAAGACCGAGACTAGAGTTTCACTCAGGTCTAGCGCTTACCCCAGAAGTCGTCGCAGAGCTGTTCTCTAAACTCAAATCACTACCCGAATATGACTCCGAACTGGCTCACTTAAAAGCGGTGAAATTTGGGCATCAAACCGTCACTTTTGAGCTAGATCGTCCGGATTGCAGCTTTGATGCTTTAGTGTCGGATTTACGCTATTCGATTCAGCCTCCAAAGCAACTGGAGGGTTTAGGGGGGCGAGTCGTGGATGGATGCGGTGCATTTCGCGTCATCGAGCATTCGGATGAGCGCCTGCGGTTAGCAGCGAACGATAGATTCTTCGATCTGCCAGCACTAACCGATACCGTGACAATTTGGCAGCTTGATAAAACGCCAAATGAACGGATTGAACTCGAGTACTCTGAGCCAGAAAGTGGTTCTGCGAAACGCGAGAACCTCAACATTCAAGCTCACACCCAAACTCGTATTGAGAATGGGTGTCTTTATTTACTCTTGAATGCCAATGGATCTCCACACTCGCTGAGCAACTTGCAAAGAGCCTACCTTTGCAGTGTTCTCTCTCCGTATTCGATACTAGAAAACCCAGACCTCAACCCACTCTCAAGAGCTTCTATTCCAGCTCACAATATCTTGCCAAGCTGGACAAAGATTACACGACGTGTCGCCGAAAGAGTCGTGCTCCCAGAGACACTGAGCATAGCCGTGTATGACCACCAAGTGATACTAGACTGCGCGAACGGCATCAAAGCACAGCTAGCCTTGTTGGGTGTAGAGTGCCAAATCAATGTGTATACGCTCGAGACGCTGCACAATAAAGCAAACGAAGGTAAGCTCACAGAAGACATCACCATCGCCAGCTTTATTGTTGATGACAACCTTCCAATATCTGTCTATCGCTGGATGTGCTCGGATGCGATTCTGAGACAAGGACTCGGTGCACCGTGTCTAGAATGGTTAGATACACAACTTAATGAAATCAGAGAGCAACAATACGCAGACTATTACCTCAAAGAGCTAGAGTCTGTTGCGACGAATCTATTGATAGAAAACAGACTTCTACCCTTGTTCCACCACAGACAAACTCTGCGTTGGGGTAGCGTGCTGCAAGGTGTAAAAATCACTGATTGGTCATGGCCTGATTTTCGAAATGTGTGGACGGATGAATCAATCGACACTGAGACAAAGTAA
- a CDS encoding glycoside hydrolase family 3 protein, whose amino-acid sequence MHHSLPHFEDWPRIDSAIKQDPLIETEVARLVSLMTIEEKLGQMIQPDLRGVTPELAKQYKLGSILNGGGAWPNENKRASASEWVSLADDLWHAVEEAYRDRPFRIPFMWATDAVHGHNNVFSATVFPHNIGLGAARDPELIEIIGVITAKEVAVTGLDWTFAPTVAVPRNLRWGRVYEGYSEDPEITYLYASKMVKGLQGSAEELKGDQRVISNVKHWVGDGGTLDGEDRGRNHYDESSLRNIHAMGYFSGLEAGAQVVMSSFNSWVNLANYDHSPQDGTAYNHKIHGSRYLIDDVLKRKMGFDGFVVTDWHGHAEVSKCSDGDATYAINAGNDVMMVPVYEHWIAVYEKALADIKSGVIPMSRVDDAVTRILRVKMRAGLWNKPSPSKRSLAGKQNILGAPEHRSVAREAVRKSLVLLKNEGQILPLHPTQRVILTGSGADDIQKQSGGWNLTWQGDENSLDDFPGATTVKMALIEELGRDNVTYSPSLDVPLSKQDVAIVVIGEDPYAEMMGDIKPWQTLEFAKLKRSYRKDAEKIRLLHQHGVRVITILFSGRPLYLNEEIAKSDAFVAAWLPGSEGAGITDVLIADDAGNPRFDFQGTLSYSWPNTKLGAMVSRQPLHIPDYDVPEFEQCPNGEHRPLFEYGYGLNYSDKLQTRDLTNIPLDTTNELAGSADVNTEHLYGVRASIGDYQMKVEDGDHSEGINVSRNNALQLSAISTKPYNYQQQQDAVHVNFLGGDAVLTMATGDQEPENFAQFYESGSIAFDAKVISPSSEPVYLFIERQSNEVRSQFSKLDITEQLHANDEFKTVVIPVTSVASNSAALKQIQIPFGIKTKGTLDVVIANIRWQRE is encoded by the coding sequence ATGCACCACTCACTGCCACACTTCGAAGATTGGCCGCGCATTGACTCTGCGATTAAGCAAGACCCCTTGATTGAGACAGAGGTGGCTAGACTGGTTTCTCTGATGACAATTGAAGAGAAGCTAGGTCAAATGATTCAACCTGATCTTCGAGGTGTCACGCCCGAATTGGCAAAGCAGTACAAACTCGGCTCCATATTGAACGGAGGAGGCGCGTGGCCGAATGAGAACAAGCGGGCAAGTGCGAGTGAGTGGGTGTCGCTTGCCGATGATCTTTGGCACGCGGTAGAAGAGGCGTATCGAGACCGTCCATTCAGAATCCCATTTATGTGGGCGACCGATGCCGTTCATGGACACAACAATGTCTTCTCGGCGACCGTCTTTCCACACAATATTGGCTTAGGAGCCGCTCGGGATCCAGAACTCATTGAAATAATAGGCGTCATTACGGCCAAAGAGGTCGCGGTAACTGGGCTAGATTGGACATTTGCTCCTACGGTTGCCGTCCCAAGAAATCTAAGATGGGGTAGAGTCTATGAAGGTTACTCAGAAGACCCAGAGATTACTTACTTGTATGCATCAAAAATGGTGAAAGGTCTGCAAGGATCCGCAGAAGAACTCAAAGGTGACCAGCGTGTTATTTCTAACGTCAAACATTGGGTTGGAGATGGCGGAACGCTTGACGGGGAGGATAGGGGTAGAAATCACTATGATGAATCTTCGCTTCGCAATATTCATGCAATGGGCTATTTCAGTGGATTAGAAGCCGGCGCTCAAGTGGTGATGTCTTCTTTCAATTCTTGGGTCAATCTTGCTAACTACGATCACTCACCACAAGACGGCACAGCCTATAATCACAAAATCCATGGCAGTCGCTATCTCATTGACGACGTTCTCAAAAGAAAAATGGGATTCGATGGCTTTGTCGTCACGGATTGGCATGGTCATGCTGAAGTCAGCAAGTGTTCTGATGGTGACGCGACATACGCTATCAATGCAGGTAACGACGTAATGATGGTGCCTGTCTATGAACACTGGATAGCGGTATACGAAAAGGCGTTAGCGGATATTAAATCTGGCGTCATACCCATGAGTCGTGTTGATGATGCGGTGACGCGTATCCTCAGGGTGAAGATGCGTGCGGGACTTTGGAATAAGCCCAGCCCTTCAAAGCGTTCACTCGCGGGTAAGCAAAACATACTAGGAGCTCCAGAGCATAGATCTGTCGCGCGTGAGGCCGTTCGTAAATCTTTGGTATTGTTAAAAAATGAAGGGCAAATCCTGCCGTTGCACCCCACTCAACGCGTGATTCTTACTGGAAGCGGAGCGGATGATATTCAAAAGCAATCCGGAGGTTGGAACCTGACATGGCAGGGCGATGAGAACAGCTTAGATGACTTTCCTGGTGCGACGACGGTTAAAATGGCATTGATCGAAGAACTTGGGCGTGACAATGTCACTTATAGTCCGTCGTTAGATGTACCGCTTTCAAAACAAGATGTCGCTATCGTTGTCATCGGTGAGGACCCATACGCTGAGATGATGGGAGATATCAAACCATGGCAGACGTTGGAGTTTGCCAAGCTGAAGCGCAGTTATCGTAAAGATGCAGAGAAGATCCGTCTGCTTCACCAACACGGAGTGCGCGTGATTACGATTTTATTCAGCGGTCGTCCTCTTTACCTCAATGAGGAGATAGCAAAATCAGACGCTTTCGTTGCTGCTTGGCTACCAGGCAGTGAAGGTGCGGGGATTACTGATGTGCTGATTGCTGACGATGCTGGTAACCCAAGGTTCGATTTTCAAGGGACGTTATCTTACAGTTGGCCCAATACTAAATTAGGCGCGATGGTTAGTCGCCAACCATTACATATCCCAGACTATGATGTTCCAGAGTTTGAACAGTGTCCGAACGGTGAGCATCGACCTCTGTTTGAGTACGGCTACGGGCTTAATTACTCGGATAAACTGCAAACAAGGGATCTCACTAACATTCCTCTAGATACCACTAATGAGCTTGCGGGATCTGCAGACGTCAATACCGAGCATTTGTATGGAGTGAGGGCGTCTATTGGCGACTATCAAATGAAAGTAGAAGATGGCGACCACTCAGAGGGTATAAATGTTTCACGCAATAACGCCCTTCAACTTAGCGCGATTTCTACCAAGCCCTATAACTACCAACAGCAGCAGGATGCCGTTCACGTGAACTTTCTGGGTGGAGATGCGGTACTAACAATGGCAACTGGTGATCAAGAGCCTGAAAACTTTGCTCAGTTCTATGAGTCTGGCAGTATCGCGTTTGATGCAAAAGTCATCTCACCTAGTAGCGAGCCAGTCTATCTCTTCATTGAGAGGCAAAGTAATGAGGTTCGTAGCCAGTTTTCCAAGTTAGACATTACCGAACAGCTTCACGCCAATGACGAGTTTAAAACCGTCGTGATTCCCGTGACTTCGGTTGCTTCTAATTCGGCAGCGTTGAAACAAATCCAAATCCCTTTTGGCATCAAGACTAAAGGAACACTAGACGTTGTCATAGCGAACATACGTTGGCAACGAGAATAA
- a CDS encoding YadA C-terminal domain-containing protein — protein MKKTSLALALLASICSTVAMANQSDENAPSDGYGQAVKSGVPGFDKFFNHAGKECKSGSWVRELGGCGTDSEADAKYKEYQERRATGAAEYLNALEKNGGTPITGADGIFTKDRDGKAMSAHEHIVRDTYADLIDNSRPGNKVLREKLGNDFEKVKQEAISEANKPGNEWIKDAHYNGHRSTEEGRRQNDVNKEYSDTIGRSINNKARSEQNKTNIEALDTKVNTSIAAGAAAIAKNANDINDVKNAVGGVKQDLKDTETQIRKDITKAAGEYDEQIRSEFDAWEEKAKEYVDSKVENGQAGRDANKENIDRVETDSKNRDAAQDSKIKHNANEISRVEKESKARDAAQDEKIKANTDRSKENETRSKQNESDIAKNAGRIDKELENQDKVNKQAKADREENRNKITDTNKRIDDEIAIGDEFARQASDVVVSNADKISENSQQISRNSVRIDNLEDALVRQGEEMRERYDGVKASTHAAMSARAFTSEPGEFAVGAGIGAAGSKRALAIGGAYQFNENWSGNFIGSYETAGKYTKSDLAVGVGAQYTFK, from the coding sequence ATGAAAAAAACTTCTTTAGCTCTAGCGCTTTTAGCTTCTATTTGTTCGACTGTTGCAATGGCAAATCAATCTGACGAGAATGCGCCTAGTGATGGTTATGGTCAAGCTGTTAAATCTGGTGTTCCCGGATTTGATAAGTTCTTTAACCATGCTGGCAAAGAGTGTAAAAGCGGTAGTTGGGTTCGCGAATTAGGCGGTTGTGGTACTGATTCTGAGGCGGACGCCAAGTACAAAGAATATCAAGAACGCCGTGCAACTGGTGCGGCTGAATACTTGAACGCACTAGAAAAAAACGGCGGGACGCCTATCACTGGTGCTGATGGTATCTTCACAAAAGATCGTGATGGTAAGGCAATGTCTGCTCATGAGCACATTGTGCGTGATACATATGCAGACCTCATAGATAATTCTCGTCCTGGAAACAAGGTTCTCCGTGAAAAGCTTGGAAATGACTTTGAAAAGGTTAAACAAGAAGCTATTTCCGAGGCTAATAAGCCCGGAAATGAATGGATTAAAGACGCACACTACAATGGTCATCGTTCAACGGAAGAAGGTCGACGCCAAAATGATGTAAATAAAGAGTATAGCGACACAATAGGTCGCTCGATAAATAATAAGGCTCGCAGTGAGCAAAACAAAACTAATATCGAAGCTCTTGACACTAAAGTAAACACTAGTATTGCTGCTGGTGCTGCCGCAATTGCAAAGAATGCGAATGATATCAATGATGTTAAGAACGCTGTCGGTGGCGTTAAGCAGGACTTGAAGGATACCGAAACTCAAATTCGTAAAGACATTACCAAAGCTGCCGGTGAATACGACGAACAAATTCGTAGCGAGTTCGACGCTTGGGAAGAAAAAGCGAAAGAGTACGTTGATTCCAAAGTCGAGAATGGTCAAGCGGGGCGTGACGCCAACAAAGAGAATATTGATCGAGTAGAGACTGACTCTAAAAACCGCGACGCTGCTCAAGACTCTAAAATTAAACACAACGCGAATGAAATCTCTCGTGTAGAGAAGGAGTCTAAAGCTCGTGACGCCGCTCAAGACGAGAAAATCAAAGCCAACACTGATCGTAGCAAGGAAAATGAAACGCGCTCTAAGCAAAACGAATCTGATATTGCTAAGAACGCTGGTCGCATCGATAAAGAACTCGAGAACCAAGACAAAGTAAACAAACAAGCTAAAGCTGACCGTGAAGAAAACCGCAACAAGATCACTGATACCAATAAACGTATCGACGATGAGATTGCTATCGGTGACGAGTTTGCGAGACAGGCTAGCGATGTTGTTGTCTCAAATGCTGATAAGATTAGTGAGAACTCACAGCAAATCTCTAGGAACAGTGTTCGCATTGATAACTTAGAAGATGCGTTAGTTCGTCAAGGTGAGGAAATGCGTGAGCGTTACGATGGCGTTAAAGCATCGACTCACGCGGCAATGTCAGCACGTGCATTTACATCTGAGCCAGGTGAGTTTGCCGTTGGTGCGGGTATTGGTGCTGCGGGCAGTAAGCGTGCATTGGCAATCGGTGGTGCGTATCAATTCAACGAAAACTGGAGTGGTAACTTTATCGGTAGCTACGAGACTGCGGGCAAATACACGAAAAGTGATTTGGCTGTGGGCGTAGGTGCTCAGTACACTTTTAAATAG
- a CDS encoding GNAT family N-acetyltransferase has translation MFTLKVDKDLSLALVQPSFAARYLEIVTRERDYLSQWLAWPPHAENEAFFLSFIRQSLHDYADGKSMTCAIIYQDEIVGNISFNVIDSSLKRVEIGYWLSQSMQGRGIATRAVSKLIEIAFLDLKMEKVQISAASENKPSRAVCERLGFTLEGIITCAENLNGRVVDHAIYGLSHQAWSEGRVSSPSV, from the coding sequence ATGTTCACACTAAAAGTAGATAAGGATTTATCACTAGCTCTGGTACAGCCGAGTTTTGCCGCTCGGTATCTTGAGATTGTTACCCGTGAACGTGACTATCTCTCGCAGTGGCTAGCCTGGCCGCCACACGCAGAAAATGAAGCGTTTTTTCTGAGCTTTATAAGACAATCTCTACATGACTATGCCGATGGAAAATCCATGACCTGCGCGATTATTTATCAAGATGAGATCGTTGGAAACATCAGTTTTAACGTCATAGACTCGTCATTAAAAAGAGTCGAGATAGGCTATTGGCTAAGCCAGTCTATGCAAGGGCGCGGCATAGCCACGCGAGCCGTCTCAAAACTCATTGAAATAGCTTTTCTAGACTTAAAAATGGAGAAGGTTCAGATCTCAGCGGCAAGTGAGAACAAACCAAGCCGAGCGGTGTGCGAGAGACTTGGTTTTACCCTTGAAGGTATTATCACATGTGCCGAAAATTTAAATGGTCGAGTCGTTGACCACGCTATCTATGGGTTGTCACATCAAGCATGGTCCGAGGGTAGAGTTAGCTCGCCAAGTGTTTAA
- a CDS encoding MarR family winged helix-turn-helix transcriptional regulator translates to MSENTSLESVFRLVHSLKRQMTEQIEQLDYDIAPMHMRVMKIITKTSPCTSIDIAHYLDRDKAQVTRLINALISQGLLVKAANPADKRSHFLELTESGQKVMTSLADIDRRVFEIMSDGINQDELVDFTKTAEKMARNLEQGKA, encoded by the coding sequence ATGTCTGAAAACACCTCTTTGGAATCTGTCTTTCGTTTAGTTCACTCTTTAAAGCGTCAAATGACAGAACAAATCGAGCAGCTCGACTACGATATTGCACCTATGCATATGCGCGTAATGAAGATAATTACTAAAACGTCACCGTGTACGTCTATCGATATCGCCCACTACCTTGATCGAGATAAAGCTCAGGTAACACGGTTGATAAATGCGCTTATTTCGCAAGGTTTGTTGGTTAAAGCTGCGAACCCTGCTGACAAGCGCAGCCACTTTTTGGAGCTTACTGAATCGGGGCAGAAAGTGATGACGAGTCTGGCGGATATTGACCGCCGAGTTTTCGAGATTATGTCTGACGGGATAAACCAGGATGAATTGGTTGATTTCACGAAAACTGCTGAGAAGATGGCGAGAAACCTTGAACAAGGAAAGGCTTAA
- a CDS encoding DUF1456 family protein, with the protein MTNNEILRRIQHALNLKNAQIMKAFGQAEVTVAHDKVANWLKDESDKSYVKMKDQELAVFLNGFINLKRGKKDGEQPKPEVSLTNNMIFMKLRIALDMKAEDVLDVLEVVGISLSKYEIGAYFRKPNNKNYKQCEDQLLCDFLNGVQFTNRPDSEEFTG; encoded by the coding sequence GTGACTAACAACGAAATTTTACGTCGTATCCAACACGCGTTAAACCTTAAAAACGCACAGATAATGAAAGCTTTCGGGCAGGCCGAAGTCACTGTGGCTCACGATAAAGTGGCAAACTGGTTAAAAGATGAAAGCGACAAATCTTACGTTAAGATGAAGGATCAAGAGTTAGCGGTATTCTTAAATGGCTTTATTAACCTCAAGCGAGGAAAAAAAGACGGCGAGCAACCTAAGCCAGAAGTCTCGTTGACCAACAACATGATTTTCATGAAGCTGCGCATTGCGCTAGACATGAAAGCAGAAGACGTGTTGGACGTACTAGAAGTGGTTGGTATTAGTTTAAGTAAATACGAAATTGGTGCGTATTTCCGCAAGCCAAACAACAAAAACTATAAACAGTGTGAAGACCAACTGCTGTGCGACTTCTTAAATGGTGTGCAGTTTACCAATCGTCCCGATTCTGAAGAGTTTACTGGGTAG
- a CDS encoding DUF3861 domain-containing protein has product MKSLISKHNQYRITIEEVSTKAEREPQTLTFEFEDREDMFNVIEKMKQGSGLDEQSATRLGLSIRLLGPLMMQDRKQPLFADFFPHFKDFMQNLKKTIKGQIKGQ; this is encoded by the coding sequence ATGAAATCACTTATCAGCAAACACAACCAATACCGCATTACTATTGAAGAAGTAAGCACCAAAGCAGAGCGTGAGCCTCAAACGCTGACTTTCGAGTTCGAGGATCGCGAAGACATGTTCAATGTCATCGAAAAAATGAAACAAGGCAGCGGTCTCGATGAGCAGTCCGCGACTCGTTTAGGTCTGAGCATCCGCCTGCTTGGTCCTTTAATGATGCAAGACAGAAAGCAGCCTTTGTTTGCAGATTTCTTCCCACACTTCAAAGACTTCATGCAAAACCTAAAGAAGACCATTAAAGGTCAGATCAAAGGTCAATAA
- a CDS encoding DUF2798 domain-containing protein, producing MTTQLTLSPLESNASLETNKKTPLLLKVLVMVSMMSLVGGSLTAVMTYMNVGFGESFFHQWLSSFALAALVMMPVGMGMMTLMTKLIGKLMPEKSEHVRNLVVGLIMAVVMESLMAFVTAANTIGFSDTSDFTTGWFNGFIAALPVGLTIMIVMSLTIKPKIEKFLKS from the coding sequence ATGACGACACAACTAACACTTAGTCCATTAGAGTCAAACGCCTCTCTAGAGACCAACAAGAAAACACCTCTCCTTTTAAAAGTCCTCGTTATGGTGAGCATGATGAGCCTAGTTGGAGGATCACTGACCGCAGTGATGACCTACATGAACGTCGGATTTGGTGAGTCATTCTTTCATCAATGGCTGTCTTCGTTTGCCCTAGCCGCATTGGTGATGATGCCTGTGGGTATGGGAATGATGACGCTGATGACCAAACTTATCGGCAAGCTAATGCCAGAAAAAAGCGAACACGTTCGCAACTTGGTGGTTGGCTTAATCATGGCTGTTGTTATGGAGTCGCTTATGGCTTTCGTAACCGCTGCCAACACAATTGGATTTTCTGACACTTCAGATTTTACCACTGGATGGTTCAACGGCTTTATCGCCGCGCTCCCAGTTGGCCTAACGATCATGATCGTTATGTCACTGACCATAAAACCTAAGATTGAAAAGTTTCTTAAGAGCTAA
- a CDS encoding ABC transporter ATP-binding protein/permease yields the protein MQTPSETKQQRKNLGILIELLAFIRPYRMKVFAALIALIVTAGLTLSVGHGVRILIDQGFTRQSLSDLENAIQFILVITLCISIGTFFRFYLVSSVGERVSADIRQAVFDHIITLHPSYFETNGSGDIMSRITTDTTLLQSIIGSSFSMAMRSALMCVGAIVMLFATNIKLTLIVLASVPFILVPILFYGRRVRALSRQSQDSMADVGSYAGEAIEHIKTVQSYSFEAQERASFATEVERAYEIGRRRVKQRAILISGVIVIVFSAIAGMLWVGGSDVINGVMSAGDLGAFVFYAIMVASSLATISEVLGELQRAAGATERLIEILQVESHITAPTEEVLSPDTLRPEVAFNQVVFHYPSRPTQAAVESLDLVAEEGKVLALVGPSGAGKTTLFELMQRFYDPESGQVTLGGVDIKRFDPLELRKQMALVPQQPALFSNDVFHNIRYGNATATDEEVIEAAKKAHAHDFIMNLPDDYGSFLGERGVRLSGGQRQRIAIARAILKDPKILLLDEATSALDSESEHHVQQALDELMQGRTTIIIAHRLSTIQHADQIAVLDHGRLIDKGNHRELLQTCELYRRLVDLQFKHLAS from the coding sequence ATGCAGACTCCCTCCGAGACAAAACAACAACGCAAAAACTTGGGGATCTTGATTGAACTACTCGCCTTTATTCGACCCTATCGTATGAAGGTGTTTGCGGCACTTATCGCTTTAATCGTTACCGCAGGGTTAACGCTCTCTGTCGGTCATGGTGTTCGAATCCTAATAGACCAAGGATTCACGCGGCAATCTCTGTCCGACCTTGAAAACGCTATCCAGTTTATTCTGGTCATCACATTATGCATTTCAATTGGCACCTTTTTCCGCTTCTACTTAGTCTCATCAGTTGGCGAACGCGTGAGTGCCGACATTCGCCAAGCCGTGTTTGACCACATTATTACGCTGCACCCAAGCTACTTTGAAACCAATGGCAGCGGCGACATTATGTCTCGTATCACAACAGACACGACGCTACTGCAAAGCATCATCGGCTCGTCATTTTCCATGGCAATGCGTAGCGCGTTGATGTGCGTAGGTGCCATCGTCATGCTATTTGCCACCAATATCAAACTGACGCTAATTGTACTTGCCTCCGTGCCATTTATTTTAGTTCCTATTTTGTTTTATGGCAGACGAGTTCGAGCCCTTTCAAGACAAAGCCAAGACTCAATGGCAGATGTAGGAAGCTATGCCGGGGAAGCCATTGAACATATCAAAACCGTGCAGAGCTATAGCTTTGAAGCGCAAGAGCGCGCTTCGTTCGCCACTGAAGTAGAACGCGCTTATGAGATAGGTCGACGACGAGTAAAGCAGCGCGCTATTCTCATCTCTGGTGTCATCGTGATTGTCTTTAGCGCGATCGCAGGCATGTTGTGGGTAGGTGGCAGCGACGTTATCAATGGCGTTATGTCAGCAGGAGATCTGGGGGCATTTGTGTTTTACGCTATTATGGTTGCCTCCTCTCTCGCCACTATTTCTGAAGTCTTGGGAGAACTACAAAGAGCAGCCGGTGCAACCGAGCGATTAATTGAAATCCTGCAGGTAGAAAGTCACATCACGGCTCCAACGGAAGAGGTGCTCTCCCCTGATACATTGCGCCCAGAAGTCGCCTTCAATCAAGTTGTCTTCCACTACCCTTCTAGACCGACACAAGCGGCTGTTGAATCGCTTGATCTTGTTGCCGAAGAAGGGAAAGTACTCGCGCTTGTGGGGCCATCTGGAGCAGGTAAAACAACCTTATTTGAACTGATGCAACGATTCTACGACCCAGAAAGCGGACAAGTCACGCTTGGCGGAGTTGATATCAAACGTTTCGATCCGCTTGAGCTTCGCAAACAGATGGCATTGGTTCCGCAGCAGCCTGCACTGTTCAGTAATGATGTGTTTCACAACATTCGATATGGCAACGCAACCGCCACTGATGAAGAAGTGATTGAAGCCGCGAAAAAGGCGCATGCGCACGATTTTATTATGAACTTACCTGACGATTATGGCAGCTTCTTGGGAGAACGAGGAGTGCGACTCTCTGGCGGCCAACGTCAACGTATTGCCATCGCCAGAGCGATTCTAAAAGATCCAAAGATCCTATTATTGGATGAAGCCACCAGCGCCCTAGATAGCGAAAGCGAACATCACGTTCAACAGGCACTGGACGAGCTAATGCAAGGTCGCACAACCATTATCATCGCGCACCGCTTATCCACCATTCAGCATGCCGACCAAATTGCGGTACTTGACCATGGTCGCCTGATCGATAAAGGCAATCACCGAGAACTTCTACAGACGTGCGAGCTATATCGAAGGCTCGTCGACCTGCAGTTTAAACACTTGGCGAGCTAA
- a CDS encoding DUF5062 family protein — MSKTAKLENEDKLFKKALEVGCKMAAMQGYPIHDPSASQSMKARALYLFLVEVRQIVPLPEDKVDGQNIKKRLALWLHSALPDGDPLK; from the coding sequence ATGTCAAAGACAGCAAAATTAGAAAACGAAGACAAGTTGTTCAAAAAGGCACTTGAAGTGGGTTGTAAAATGGCGGCAATGCAGGGCTACCCTATCCACGACCCTTCGGCAAGTCAGTCAATGAAAGCGAGAGCGCTGTATCTGTTCTTAGTGGAAGTGCGCCAAATCGTCCCGCTGCCAGAAGATAAGGTCGATGGGCAGAATATCAAGAAGCGTCTTGCGCTTTGGTTACATAGTGCGCTGCCTGATGGGGATCCTCTCAAATAA